Proteins co-encoded in one Flavobacteriaceae bacterium MAR_2009_75 genomic window:
- a CDS encoding TonB-linked SusC/RagA family outer membrane protein: MKTKLLEGVPLFLRKILILTMRSFIFFFTIISFGFSSEYGFSQNEKVRFDNDASLTIEEILEVIKKQTDYNFIYRSDLFKNSPKIRIDKGTVKIEQLLNRCAELTEFEFQFAKDNAIFLKKRAKNLVKKEVQFTVSGTVSDSDGLPLAGANIIEKGTTNGTQTDFDGNFVLDITDGTAVLVVSYIGFATKEVNVNGQSNISINLAEDAAGLDEVVVVGYGTVRKKDLTGSVASVKGSDLEKTPANTFVQSLQGKASGVDIRAASNAPGGGIRIRVRGTNSINASSQPLYVVDGFPIDNSNTTPEAGGNRASASDPLTSISSSEIASIEVLKDASATAIYGARGANGVVIVTTKRGGAGKAKIDFEYSTTISSVRKKLDLANAEELAILTNEWATNNNQPLIYDGINKPLPGDLGEGTDWQDQIFRSAITNNYNLTVSGGREGTRYLVSGNYMDQDGIIIESNFKRAGLKFNLDQDLGKRMKFGMNANITRTINDAVDSDGGGYQNDTPLWNALATTPVIPVTDSDGNYVHNHDETVKVLENPVSIAKTRTDLTYTTRVLSNAFLQYEILNGLSFKANFGADLINSKRNAYTPTTAETQALPNNGIASVGTLQRTNLLAEYTFNYNKTIGDRHRLDAVIGYTYQSNKLESVFSRTDDFFTDLVQFNNLELGSDPRPSKSGATESALLSYLGRVNYVFDDKYIITGSIRRDGSSKFGTGKKWGVFPSGAVAWRLVEEDFIKNLNVFSALKLRGSYGLTGNESIGAYNSLALYAATSQPIIGGVPVVGLAPNRINNPDLKWERTKQTDVGLEMGFFDGHLNLEAGYYVKTTEDLLLSVAIPTQSGYSTSVQNIGKVENRGFEFDLGMNHNFGKLSWNSNFNISFNRNKLLELPEGTDELINGIGRGETAYGFSIARVGEPLGQFFGYRFDGIWESEEEILAGGNSVGGVNRVGLPKYRDLNGDGFKQNLDDREVVGNPNPDFIYGFTNSFSYKNLSLSVFINGSQGNDLANMNTIGLYAQPQKHNVLQKAFDERWQGPGTGSTIEAPLTNAGEWKNFSDRNVEDGSYLRVKTINLSYNLPIDNLGLQWFRSAQLYIAADNLITVTNYSGFDPEVDLYASSNVSFGVDNGAYPSSRSFRIGMKLGF; encoded by the coding sequence ATGAAAACTAAACTACTTGAGGGTGTTCCTCTGTTTTTGAGGAAAATCCTAATACTGACTATGAGAAGCTTTATCTTTTTCTTTACGATAATATCGTTCGGATTTAGTTCTGAATATGGGTTTTCCCAAAATGAAAAAGTCAGGTTTGATAATGACGCTTCTCTTACAATAGAGGAAATTTTAGAGGTCATTAAAAAACAAACCGATTACAATTTTATTTACCGCTCTGACCTCTTTAAGAACAGCCCTAAAATAAGAATCGACAAAGGCACGGTGAAAATCGAACAGTTGCTTAATAGATGCGCAGAGTTGACCGAATTTGAATTTCAATTTGCTAAAGACAATGCCATTTTTCTAAAAAAGCGTGCTAAGAATTTAGTGAAGAAAGAGGTGCAATTCACTGTTTCTGGTACAGTTTCGGATAGTGATGGTCTTCCATTGGCCGGGGCTAATATTATTGAAAAAGGAACAACCAATGGTACCCAAACCGATTTTGACGGAAATTTTGTATTGGATATTACAGATGGCACGGCAGTTTTAGTAGTGTCTTATATTGGTTTTGCAACCAAAGAGGTCAATGTAAATGGCCAATCAAATATTTCTATAAATTTAGCAGAAGATGCTGCAGGACTTGATGAAGTGGTTGTTGTAGGATATGGAACAGTAAGAAAGAAAGATCTTACGGGTTCGGTGGCTTCGGTTAAAGGTTCGGATTTAGAAAAAACTCCTGCTAATACCTTTGTGCAGTCATTACAAGGTAAGGCCTCTGGTGTGGATATTAGAGCAGCTTCCAATGCGCCAGGTGGCGGTATTCGTATTAGGGTAAGAGGTACAAATTCAATAAACGCTTCTAGTCAGCCGCTATATGTAGTTGATGGTTTTCCAATAGATAATAGTAACACCACTCCAGAAGCTGGGGGTAACAGAGCGTCCGCTAGTGATCCGTTAACAAGTATCAGTTCTTCTGAAATAGCTTCAATAGAGGTTTTGAAAGATGCTTCCGCAACAGCAATTTACGGGGCTAGAGGGGCCAATGGTGTTGTAATCGTTACTACCAAAAGAGGTGGAGCTGGGAAAGCAAAGATAGATTTTGAGTATTCTACAACCATAAGTTCAGTTCGGAAAAAGTTGGACTTGGCAAATGCCGAAGAACTAGCAATTCTAACAAATGAATGGGCTACGAACAACAACCAACCTTTAATTTATGATGGGATAAACAAGCCTTTGCCGGGAGATTTGGGCGAAGGAACAGATTGGCAAGATCAGATTTTTAGAAGTGCCATCACCAATAATTATAACCTTACCGTTTCCGGTGGGCGTGAAGGAACTAGATATTTGGTATCGGGTAATTATATGGACCAAGATGGTATCATCATCGAATCGAATTTTAAACGAGCGGGACTTAAATTTAATCTAGATCAAGATTTAGGTAAAAGGATGAAGTTTGGTATGAACGCCAACATTACCAGAACTATAAATGATGCAGTAGATTCCGATGGTGGGGGATATCAGAATGATACACCGTTATGGAATGCCTTGGCAACTACTCCTGTAATTCCTGTTACGGATAGTGATGGTAATTATGTGCACAATCATGATGAGACTGTAAAGGTGCTGGAGAACCCTGTGTCTATTGCCAAAACACGAACAGATCTTACGTACACTACACGGGTTCTGAGTAATGCTTTTTTACAATATGAAATATTAAATGGGTTGTCTTTCAAAGCTAATTTTGGAGCTGATTTAATCAATTCAAAACGTAATGCATACACGCCTACTACAGCAGAAACACAAGCGTTGCCAAATAACGGTATAGCCTCTGTAGGTACTTTGCAGCGTACTAATCTATTGGCGGAATATACCTTTAACTACAATAAAACTATTGGGGATAGACATAGGTTAGATGCGGTTATTGGGTACACGTACCAAAGTAACAAGTTGGAGAGTGTGTTTTCTCGTACAGATGACTTTTTTACAGATTTAGTTCAATTTAATAATCTAGAACTAGGCTCTGATCCAAGACCATCCAAGAGTGGAGCTACTGAATCTGCCTTGTTATCTTATTTGGGAAGAGTTAATTATGTGTTTGATGACAAATACATCATTACAGGATCTATCCGTAGAGATGGGTCGTCTAAATTCGGTACAGGTAAAAAATGGGGCGTTTTCCCTTCTGGAGCTGTTGCATGGAGATTGGTAGAAGAAGACTTTATTAAAAATCTCAATGTTTTTAGTGCGTTAAAGTTAAGAGGTAGTTACGGTCTTACAGGTAATGAATCTATTGGAGCCTATAATTCATTGGCACTGTATGCGGCAACCAGTCAACCAATTATTGGAGGTGTTCCAGTAGTAGGGTTAGCGCCAAATAGAATTAATAATCCTGATTTAAAATGGGAGCGTACAAAACAGACGGATGTAGGTCTGGAAATGGGCTTTTTTGATGGTCATTTAAATCTTGAGGCCGGATACTATGTTAAAACAACCGAGGACCTTCTGTTGAGTGTAGCAATACCTACTCAATCAGGGTATAGTACTAGTGTACAAAACATTGGTAAAGTAGAAAACAGAGGGTTTGAATTTGATTTAGGAATGAATCACAACTTTGGAAAACTGAGTTGGAATTCTAATTTCAATATTTCCTTTAACCGAAATAAACTTTTGGAACTTCCAGAAGGTACTGATGAACTGATTAATGGAATCGGTAGGGGTGAGACCGCTTATGGCTTCTCCATTGCAAGAGTTGGTGAACCGTTAGGTCAGTTTTTCGGTTATCGTTTTGATGGTATTTGGGAATCGGAAGAAGAGATTCTTGCGGGCGGGAACTCCGTTGGTGGTGTTAACAGAGTTGGACTTCCTAAATACAGAGATTTAAACGGGGATGGGTTCAAGCAAAACTTAGATGATAGAGAAGTGGTTGGTAACCCTAACCCAGACTTTATATATGGATTCACTAATTCATTTTCTTATAAAAATTTAAGTCTGTCCGTGTTCATAAACGGAAGTCAAGGAAATGATTTGGCCAACATGAATACAATAGGGCTGTATGCTCAACCGCAAAAACATAATGTTCTGCAAAAAGCTTTTGATGAGCGCTGGCAGGGACCGGGTACCGGAAGTACTATTGAGGCACCCCTAACCAATGCAGGAGAGTGGAAAAATTTTAGTGATAGAAATGTTGAGGACGGTTCATACTTGCGGGTTAAGACTATAAATCTCTCATATAACTTGCCCATAGATAATCTTGGTTTACAATGGTTCAGAAGTGCGCAGCTTTATATTGCTGCAGATAATTTGATTACAGTAACCAACTATTCAGGTTTTGATCCAGAAGTAGATTTATACGCTTCTAGTAATGTCAGCTTTGGAGTTGATAATGGAGCTTATCCTTCGTCTCGAAGTTTTAGGATTGGAATGAAATTGGGATTTTAA
- a CDS encoding FecR family protein: protein MEFKLIIKKINNTLSESETDTFNSWYAESPEHRAYFHRVQKQYENAPEQVEAGSAWSNVFYKINRKRDRGGYLKYAAAITILFAITSLWFLNRDSQIDIDRNRPIVSTPQEDKIKVGSDRATLTLEDGSKVTLEEGRQFSTGNASSDGKQLVYGSTSNKKKIAQNTLDIPRGGQFYVVLADGTKVWVNAETRLKYPVEFIPGESRKVELVYGEAYFEVSPSEEHNGANFIVVTGEHEVEVLGTQFNVKAYEGEDHVATTLVEGKVKIDNAGKSLNLEPGFQSNFNLKTSELRITPADVDNETSWKNGYFSFKNKSLEDIMKVLSRWYDFEVKFQDKDLKHIAFNGVFRRATAIEDILDIIRQTNEIDFEINQKTITVK from the coding sequence ATGGAATTTAAGCTGATCATCAAGAAAATAAATAACACTTTAAGTGAGTCTGAAACCGATACTTTCAATAGTTGGTATGCCGAATCTCCCGAGCATAGGGCTTACTTTCATAGAGTTCAAAAGCAATATGAAAACGCTCCAGAACAAGTAGAAGCGGGGAGTGCATGGTCCAACGTTTTTTACAAGATCAACAGGAAAAGAGATAGGGGCGGCTACCTAAAGTATGCCGCGGCTATAACCATACTTTTTGCAATTACCTCCCTTTGGTTTCTGAATAGAGATTCTCAAATTGATATAGACCGAAACCGACCAATAGTGTCAACACCACAAGAAGATAAAATCAAAGTTGGTTCGGATAGGGCCACGCTAACCCTAGAAGATGGTTCTAAGGTTACTCTAGAAGAAGGGCGACAATTTAGTACCGGTAATGCGTCGAGTGATGGAAAACAATTGGTGTATGGCTCGACATCCAATAAGAAGAAAATTGCACAAAATACACTGGATATACCTAGGGGTGGCCAGTTCTATGTCGTACTTGCTGACGGTACCAAAGTTTGGGTGAATGCCGAAACCCGTTTAAAATATCCTGTAGAATTCATTCCGGGGGAATCTAGAAAGGTAGAGTTGGTCTACGGGGAAGCTTATTTTGAGGTGTCCCCCAGTGAAGAACATAATGGAGCTAATTTTATTGTGGTGACCGGGGAGCATGAGGTCGAGGTTTTGGGCACCCAATTTAACGTAAAGGCTTATGAAGGTGAAGATCATGTTGCCACCACTTTGGTCGAAGGCAAGGTCAAAATTGACAATGCCGGCAAATCTCTGAACCTTGAACCAGGGTTTCAATCAAACTTCAATCTGAAAACTTCAGAACTGCGCATCACACCGGCAGACGTCGATAATGAAACCTCTTGGAAAAATGGTTATTTCAGCTTTAAAAACAAATCATTGGAAGATATTATGAAGGTACTCTCCCGTTGGTATGACTTTGAAGTGAAATTTCAAGATAAGGATTTGAAGCACATTGCGTTCAACGGTGTTTTTAGAAGGGCTACGGCTATCGAGGATATTCTAGACATCATACGGCAAACGAACGAAATAGATTTCGAAATAAACCAAAAAACAATTACCGTGAAATAG